The Neospora caninum Liverpool complete genome, chromosome X genome includes a region encoding these proteins:
- a CDS encoding putative F-box domain-containing protein, giving the protein MDGPNTLERSDFSVPPRTLCRGGAASGSGGFQEGAASTSALHTFSRGSGSGPTRELMPPVGSREKDETDGVRGTLPDREVIANEAGARAAGGSPKHARMQRNHSEGRVHELPNAHEALGMTSASSSGDEGRGQMRSTRRRGSPGERALHQESIGDTNVVSEKERGREDSRDNPVELPVVDQLLSPLAGESGHCQTSDSARYIAVELPSRHKEIRRSPTYSFRHLFFFSGGNALPLSSSSSSASSSSSSSPQLQGDFFNTCPAECVQAVFHLLPVEDILRMQVVSSAFFTTIRDEIGAFTHVRSLVLDAKWAKLEIHERQQMLLQMVQLQHLEVQPEAFTGGSIFIQEVAALVYRNARTLRSLRLLSPENPLCDETPLHNPFAFKPRSFSRLRVITLIGSQAFEWGYILSNCNFPVVERFEVSYFPPASIHWSWKVGPDFTLLGIDGLRRMLDKMELLERLTLGFEIRFEDENRRQPWEDALDDPVDPQLNVNVAQYDGVIEQERRRLGLAENGPFSATLTASNRAAVGSGYWNSEGSGGPAAPDATGVRRAWPAQTAPAGAVGASAARMWQVGVEDGGDDLVGVEPVGGRGQLSSWRGKVSEEDFADLCAVAYVRAGGAGNLKRIVVKHRSKTGEETSSQATVSSVAEFFQDAASFCYRYVSDVFTGLQPLAN; this is encoded by the exons aTGGACGGACCGAACACCCTGGAGAGGTCCGATTTTTCTGTGCCGCCCAGGACGCTTTGTCGAGGCGGGGCAGCGTCAGGAAGTGGTGGCTTccaagaaggcgcggcgagcaCATCAGCTCTACACACTTTTTCTCGGGGTTCTGGGTCAGGACCCACGCGAGAACTTATGCCCCCCGTCGGCTCTCGTGAGAAGGACGAAACAGACGGTGTACGTGGAACCCTTCCGGATCGTGAGGTTATAGCAAACGAAGCGGGTGCAAGAGCGGCAGGAGGCTCGCCGAAACACGCACGTATGCAGAGGAATCACTCAGAAGGGAGAGTCCATGAACTTCCAAACGCCCACGAAGCATTGGGCATGACGtcggcttcgtcttcgggagacgaaggccgaGGGCAGATGAGAAGTACAAGGAGACGCGGATCGCCCGGAGAGAGGGCCCTGCATCAGGAAAGTATCGGCGACACAAACGTAGTgtcggagaaagagaggggacgtGAAGACAGCCGAGACAATCCTGTAGAGCTACCAGTTGTTGATCAACTTCTATCGCCCCTGGCTGGTGAAAGTGGACACTGTCAGACGTCGGACAGCGCTCGGTACATAGCGGTGGAGTTACCCTCTCGCCACAAAGAAATTCGGAGAAGCCCTACGTACTCTTTTCGTCAtttgttctttttctctggtgGAAATGCACTCCCgctgtcctcgtcctcttcatcggcttcatcgtcttcgtcATCCTCCCCACAGCTGCAGGGCGACTTCTTCAACACCTGTCCGGCCGAGTGCGTGCAAGCAGTTTTCCACCTTCTGCCTGTTGAGGATATTCTTCGAATGCAAGTCGTTAGCTCGGCTTTCTTCACAACAATTCGAGATGAAATTGGAGCGTTCACGCATGTCCGGTCTCTCGTACTGGACGCAAAGTGGGCAAAGCTGGAGAtccacgagagacagcaaatgCTGCTACAGATGGTTCAGTTGCAGCACCTGGAG GTACAACCAGAAGCCTTCACTGGTGGCTCCATCTTTATTCAGGAGGTAGCTGCTCTGGTGTACAGAAACGCTCGAACTCTTCGatcgcttcgccttctctcacCGGAGAATCCACTTTGTGACGAGACGCCGTTGCACAATCCGTTTGCGTTTAAACCGCGGAgcttctcgcggctgcgTGTTATTACGCTGATCGGGTCCCAAGCTTTTGAGTGGGGCTACATTTTGAGCAACTGCAACTTCCCAGTTGTTGAGAGGTTCGAAGTCTCGTACTTCCCTCCTGCAAGTATCCACTGGTCGTGGAAG GTTGGCCCAGATTTTACGCTGTTAGGAATCGACGGATTGCGGCGTATGCTTGACAAGATGGAGCTTCTAGAACGCCTGACACTTGGGTTTGAGATACGCTTTGAGGACGAGAATAGGCGGCAGCCATGGGAAGACGCGTTAGACGACCCTGTCGACCCTCAACTGAACGTGAATGTAGCTCAGTACGATGGAGTGATCGAGCAGGAACGGCGTCGCTTAGGTTTAGCAGAGAATGGGCCTTTTTCTGCAACTCTGACTGCGTCAAATCGCGCGGCAGTGGGGAGTGGATACTGGAATTCAGAGGGGTCAGGAGGTCCGGCAGCCCCTGATGCCACGGGAGTCAGGAGGGCATGGCCTGCCCAAACGGCGCCGGCAGGAGCCGTTGGAGCATCTGCAGCGCGAATGTGGCAAGTTGGTgtggaagacggaggagacgacTTGGTCGGGGTGGAGCCCGTTGGTGGCCGGGGTCAGTTGTCGAGTTGGCGCGGCAAAGTGAGTGAAGAAGATTTCGCAGATCTCTGTGCCGTGGCTTACGTCCGGGCAGGAGGAGCCGGCAATCTCAAAAGAATCGTTGTTAAACACCGAAGCAAGACAGGTGAAGAAACGTCCAGCCAGGCAACAGTGAGTTCAGTTGCTGAGTTCTTTCAGGATGCTGCGTCGTTTTGTTACCGGTATGTCTCCGATGTTTTCACTGGGCTTCAACCGCTGGCCAATTGA
- a CDS encoding putative splicing factor U2AF-associated protein, related encodes MVRRSVRTAAKNAETSTPETEASLPPSASSRAPRKERKRPALPHPTPNDQGEQAPAAGAYSGASSTVKPATLHAAPPSGDLPAQSADGTDAHAAEAAERGGIEAEMKEHAETAAQDGRPGAEEWYLILTEDAMAVLRAQQNHQNAPNLRGAAGREGEGKTGDKTEAKTGDKREREDKGEGPKGGSVAALGGNDSSVVGPVSAETIRIYFQHCLVDGYTQCWKSGMAAWSPLCATEELKKVLQEEEEDLEPTEGGREDGEKAASSARVDAIPPEFKYVTPEGVQMVFDEGDKTWRTAEEYEALYSLLAEADALPSASSPGEKPSSGVSPPLQVREEDMVFPGLAAVEEEAGTEGEGKEGAGDTRELTEAERQKKEINAEKRRLYRQRLKKKKQEGRWVVSRKNPNIYVSNLPPDCTEAELAEIFKKAGVFKIDPDTLQPKIRVYADDAGRCKGDALISFVHENSVDIAIKYFDGFAFRDGACTLKVQRAEFAPKAGQGSSPTADGLERGVSESRPGKRDRRKYLAAKYEQERLLSWGDAVDDGTGRRIIILKPTYSSEEAELYEEGDAFYEELRQELFDEIAQFAKPEKVTVIPRHVQGVACVKLKTAEDAERIIEQFRGRYFDGRQLDVFFFDGRSDLKANCLPSRLAKKPKVLAPISSQSSSEAPRSEGAGQNEGGMQQEDHELQEGKDDEAARLDKFGASRCFCGRSIS; translated from the exons ATGGTGCGAAGAAGCGTGCGCACCGCGGCAAAGAATGCCGAGACTTCCACCCCCGAAACCGAGGCTTCccttccgccttctgcgtcttcccgtGCGCctcgaaaagagagaaaacggccgGCATTGCCTCACCCGACTCCCAACGATCAGGGTGAGCAGGCGCCCGCTGCTGGTGCCTACTCGGGTGCATCCTCCACAGTCAAGCCAGCCACTCTCCAcgccgcgcctccttctGGAGACCTTCCAGCGCAGAGCGCAGACGGGACcgacgcgcatgcggcggaggcagcggagcGGGGCGGAATTGAAGCAGAGATGAAAGaacacgcggagacagcggcgcaaGACGGACGGCCCGGAGCGGAAGAGTGGTACCTAATCCTCACCGAGGATGCCATGGCCGTTCTTCGCGCGCAGCAGAACCACCAAAATGCACCAAACCTACGGGGGGCCGcaggccgagaaggagaaggcaagacaggagacaaaacagaagccaaaacaggagacaagagagaaagagaagataaGGGAGAGGGCCCCAAAGGAGGGAGCGTGGCAGCGTTGGGGGGCAATGACTCGAGCGTCGTGGGTCCAGTTTCCGCAGAGACGATTCGCATCTACTTTCAGCACTGCTTGGTGGACGGCTACACGCAGTGTTGGAAGTCAGGCATGGCTGCCTGGTCGCCGCTCTGTGCCACGGAGGAGCTGAAGAAAGTTttgcaggaagaagaagaggatctCGAACCTACCgagggagggcgagaagacggagagaaggcggcaagCAGCGCTCGCGTCGACGCAATCCCTCCGGAATTCAAGTACGTGACACCCGAGGGCGTGCAGATGGTGttcgacgaaggcgacaagACCTGGCGCACGGCGGAG GAGTACGAGGCGCTTTACTCGCTGCTAGCAGAAGCCGACGCCCttccctccgcctcttcaccTGGAGAGAAACCGTCTTCGGGCGTCAGTCCGCCGCTGCAGGTGCGCGAGGAGGATATGGTTTTCCCTGGCCTCGCTGcagtcgaggaagaggcgggcacagaaggcgaggggaaagaaggcgcgggCGACACGCGAGAGCTGActgaggcggagagacagaaaaaggaaatcaacgcggagaagcggcggctgtacagacagcggctgaagaagaagaagcaggaaggCCGCTGGGTGGTGAGCAGAAAAAACCCAAACATCTACGTCTCCAACCTCCCCCCTGACTGCACCGAAGCCGAACTCGCCGAAATCTTCAAAAAGGCAGGTGTCTTCAAAATCGATCCCGACACCC TGCAACCCAAGATTCGGGTGTACGCGGACGACGCAGGTCGCTGCAAAGGCGATGCGTTGATTTCCTTCGTCCACGAGAATTCTGTTGACATTGCCATCAAATACTTTGACGGTTTCGCCTTCCGAGACGGCGCATGTACTCTGAAG GTGCAGCGTGCAGAATTTGCCCCCAAGGCGGGACAGGGCTCGAGCCCCACAGCGGACGGGCTCGAAAGGGGTGTCTCCGAATCGCGAcctggaaaaagagacagaaggaaatACCTCGCTGCCAAATATGAGCAGGAGAG GTTGTTGAGTTGGGGAGACGCTGTCGACGACGGCACAGGTCGCCGAATCATCATCCTGAAACCGACGTACtcgagcgaagaggcggag CTGTacgaggaaggcgatgcTTTTTACGAGGAACTTCGCCAAGAGTTGTTCGACGAAATTGCTCAGTTCGCCAAGCCAGAAAAGGTTACAGTCATCCCT AGACACGTCCAGGGCGTTGCCTGCGTCAAGCTGAAGACGGCTGAAGACGCGGAGCGCATTATCGAG CAATTTCGGGGACGATACTTCGACGGGCGACAGCTGgatgtcttcttcttcgatgGACGTAGCGACTTGAAAGCGAActgtcttccttcgcgcctcgcgaaAAAACCAAAGGTTCTCGCCCCTATCTCTTCCCAA TCTTCTAGCGAAGCTCCGCGATCAGAAGGTGCCGGCCAGAACGAAGGAGGGATGCAACAGGAAGACCACGAGCTccaagaagggaaggacgacgaagcagcGCGTCTCGACAAGTTTGGGGCAAGTCGTTGTTTCTGTGGCAGAAGCATTTCGTGA